The nucleotide sequence CGGGTTCGATACGCGGATACAGATCAAATGCAATATGCATATAACGGAAAATATTTTGAATACTTTGAAGTCGGACGAACCGAAATGATGCGTGAACACGGATTGACTTATAAAAAAATTGAAGAGAGTGGTTTTCACATGCCGGTGTATGAAGCATTCCTCCAATTTAAAAACCCGGCTTTTTATGATGAACAACTTGAAATAGAAACACGTGTTGAAAAAATACCGCAGGCTAAAGTGCATATCGATCATACAATCCGAAGTCTTGATAGAAATATCATTATTGCCGAAGGTTACATCGAGCTTGCATTTATAAAATCGGGTACAAAAAAAATTACAAGAGCGCCTGAATTTTTTACAAGCGCTATTGAAAAATTTTTTCGGAATAAATAATAAATTGATTTTAAAAAAATAACCTGA is from Ignavibacteriota bacterium and encodes:
- a CDS encoding acyl-CoA thioesterase, which codes for MLIHKTTLRVRYADTDQMQYAYNGKYFEYFEVGRTEMMREHGLTYKKIEESGFHMPVYEAFLQFKNPAFYDEQLEIETRVEKIPQAKVHIDHTIRSLDRNIIIAEGYIELAFIKSGTKKITRAPEFFTSAIEKFFRNK